One genomic segment of Pseudomonas fortuita includes these proteins:
- a CDS encoding PaaI family thioesterase: MTDHPLSLQALAAPEGTCYGCGCAHPSGLHLQSHWDTDGIHLICRHAPDSTFIGWPGLVYGGLLAMLVDCHSNWAAMAYHYRNEGREPGSLPRIDCVTGTLNLTYLKPTPMGVELLLKARVEGEVGRKSRVICEVWAEDVLTVTADSVFVRVDTEKLKLKAHGQA; encoded by the coding sequence ATGACTGACCACCCACTCTCCCTTCAGGCCCTTGCGGCGCCTGAAGGCACCTGCTACGGCTGCGGCTGCGCCCACCCCAGTGGGCTGCACCTGCAAAGCCACTGGGACACCGACGGCATCCACCTGATATGCCGGCACGCACCCGACAGCACCTTTATCGGCTGGCCCGGCCTGGTTTACGGCGGCCTGCTGGCGATGCTGGTCGACTGCCATTCCAACTGGGCGGCCATGGCCTACCACTACCGCAACGAAGGCCGCGAGCCAGGCAGCCTGCCGCGTATCGATTGCGTGACTGGCACACTCAACCTGACTTACCTGAAACCTACCCCGATGGGTGTGGAGCTTTTGCTCAAAGCCCGAGTCGAAGGGGAGGTGGGGCGCAAAAGCCGGGTGATTTGCGAGGTCTGGGCCGAGGATGTGCTGACGGTGACGGCCGACTCGGTGTTTGTCCGTGTCGATACCGAAAAGCTCAAACTCAAGGCCCATGGCCAGGCTTGA
- a CDS encoding glutathione S-transferase N-terminal domain-containing protein, with translation MTDLSAFPITRKWPAKHPERLQLYSLPTPNGVKVSIMLEEIGLAYEAHKVSFDNDDQLSPEFISLSANNKIPAILDPDGPGGQPLPLFESGAILQYLAEKSGQLLSQDPAQRYQTLQWLMFQMGGIGPMFGQVGFFHFFAGKEYEDKRPRDRYVNESKRLLGVLDRHLKGREWMADEYSIADIAIFPWVRNLVDRYNARELVGFDQFKEVQRVLANFLERPAVQRGLKIPG, from the coding sequence ATGACCGATCTCAGTGCTTTCCCCATCACCCGCAAGTGGCCCGCCAAACACCCTGAACGCCTGCAGCTGTATTCGCTGCCGACGCCCAATGGCGTCAAGGTGTCGATCATGCTCGAAGAAATCGGCCTGGCCTACGAGGCGCACAAGGTCAGCTTCGATAACGATGACCAGTTGAGCCCCGAATTCATTTCGCTCAGCGCCAACAACAAGATCCCCGCCATCCTTGACCCGGACGGGCCTGGCGGCCAGCCATTGCCGCTGTTCGAATCCGGGGCGATCTTGCAGTACCTGGCGGAAAAAAGTGGACAACTGCTCAGCCAGGACCCTGCCCAGCGTTACCAGACGCTGCAGTGGCTGATGTTCCAGATGGGCGGCATCGGGCCGATGTTCGGCCAGGTCGGGTTCTTCCATTTCTTCGCTGGCAAGGAATATGAAGACAAGCGCCCGCGTGACCGCTACGTCAACGAGTCCAAGCGGCTGCTGGGTGTGCTGGATCGGCATTTGAAAGGTCGGGAGTGGATGGCTGACGAGTACAGCATCGCCGACATCGCGATCTTCCCTTGGGTGCGTAACCTGGTGGATCGCTACAACGCGCGTGAGTTGGTGGGCTTCGACCAGTTCAAGGAAGTGCAGCGGGTGCTGGCGAATTTCCTCGAACGGCCGGCGGTGCAACGCGGCCTGAAAATCCCGGGCTGA
- the gcvA gene encoding transcriptional regulator GcvA, translating to MSKRLMPSTTALQCFEAAARHLSFTRAAQELHLTQSAVSKQVAQLEDMLSHSLFQRIRRRLHLTPAGALYLTEVNKILTQIDISSRYILSYGDETEVLRIATQPTFGARWLVPKLKGFGDRYPRIHLDVRNELEPFDLVQAKADVAFFFGQGTWPGATCIELFSEEVVPVCSPQLLANHPFESAQALTEHRLLQCVSRPEAWHEWFLGLGLHSQNSYHGPRFDTFYLCIRAAIAGCGIALIPRYLVAEELSEGKLVVAWDHPVASNGKHFIAHAEHAAEVPKIRAFVQWIRERVAEGD from the coding sequence ATGTCCAAACGCCTGATGCCTTCGACCACCGCCCTTCAGTGCTTCGAAGCGGCTGCCCGCCACCTCAGCTTCACCCGCGCGGCCCAGGAACTGCACCTGACGCAAAGCGCCGTCAGCAAGCAGGTGGCGCAGCTCGAAGACATGCTCTCGCACTCCCTGTTCCAGCGCATTCGTCGGCGCCTGCACCTGACCCCGGCGGGTGCGCTGTACCTCACCGAAGTGAACAAGATCCTCACCCAGATCGATATTTCCAGCCGCTACATCCTCAGCTACGGCGACGAAACCGAAGTGCTGCGTATTGCTACCCAGCCTACCTTCGGCGCGCGCTGGCTAGTGCCCAAGCTCAAGGGTTTCGGCGACCGCTACCCCCGCATTCACCTGGACGTGCGCAACGAGCTGGAGCCATTCGACCTGGTGCAGGCCAAGGCCGACGTGGCTTTTTTCTTCGGCCAGGGCACCTGGCCTGGGGCCACTTGCATCGAGCTGTTCAGCGAAGAAGTGGTACCGGTATGCAGCCCGCAGCTGCTGGCCAACCACCCCTTTGAAAGCGCCCAGGCGCTTACCGAGCACCGCCTGCTGCAATGCGTGTCGCGCCCGGAGGCCTGGCATGAATGGTTCCTGGGGTTGGGGCTACACAGCCAGAACAGCTACCACGGGCCGCGTTTCGACACGTTCTACCTGTGCATCCGCGCAGCGATCGCCGGTTGCGGCATAGCCCTGATTCCGCGCTACCTGGTGGCCGAGGAGCTGAGCGAGGGCAAGCTGGTGGTGGCCTGGGACCACCCGGTGGCGAGCAACGGCAAGCACTTTATCGCGCATGCCGAGCATGCGGCCGAAGTGCCCAAGATCAGGGCCTTTGTGCAGTGGATTCGGGAGCGGGTGGCTGAGGGGGACTGA
- a CDS encoding SulP family inorganic anion transporter encodes MKPARIRADLLAGLTTSFALVPECIAFALVAHLNPLMGLYGAFIICTLTALFGGRPGMISGAAGSMAVVIVALVVQHGAQYLLATVLLGGVVMILFGLLRLGKLVRLVPYPVMLGFVNGLAIVIAMAQLEHFKAGEHWLSGAPLYLMIGLVALTMAVVYVLPKLTRAVPPALVAILGVGLLVYLLDLPTRTLGDMAHIAGGLPGLALPDVPWNLDTLKIIAPYAVLMAMVGLLETLLTLNLTDEVTESRGFPDRECVALGAANMVSGLCGGMGGCAMIGQTVINLSSNGRGRLSGVVAGVMILLFVLFLSPLIERIPLAALVGVMFVVAQQTFAWASLRVLHKVPVNDVLAIIAVTVVTVFTDLAMAVLFGIVIAALNFAWQHARELYADSHEDAEGGKRYQVHGTLFFASTASFLNQFDPAQDPAQVTLDCQHLSFVDYSAIAALKTLRERYAKAGKHLRVVHLSERCKKLLKRAGEQH; translated from the coding sequence ATGAAGCCCGCCCGAATACGCGCCGACCTGCTCGCCGGCCTGACCACCTCGTTCGCCCTGGTGCCCGAGTGCATCGCCTTTGCCCTGGTGGCGCACCTCAACCCGCTGATGGGCCTGTATGGCGCGTTTATCATTTGTACGCTGACGGCGCTCTTTGGCGGTCGACCGGGGATGATTTCCGGCGCTGCCGGGTCCATGGCGGTGGTGATCGTCGCGCTGGTGGTGCAGCACGGCGCGCAGTATCTGCTGGCCACGGTGCTGCTGGGTGGCGTGGTGATGATCCTGTTCGGCCTGCTACGGCTGGGCAAGCTGGTACGCCTGGTGCCGTACCCGGTCATGCTCGGCTTCGTCAATGGCCTGGCCATCGTCATCGCCATGGCGCAGCTTGAGCACTTCAAGGCGGGTGAGCACTGGCTCAGCGGCGCGCCGCTGTACCTGATGATCGGCTTGGTGGCACTGACCATGGCGGTGGTCTACGTGCTGCCGAAATTGACCCGTGCGGTACCGCCGGCGCTGGTGGCGATCCTGGGCGTTGGCTTGCTGGTGTACCTGCTCGACCTGCCCACCCGCACCTTGGGCGACATGGCGCACATCGCAGGCGGTCTGCCGGGGCTGGCGCTGCCGGATGTACCCTGGAATCTGGACACCCTGAAGATCATCGCCCCCTACGCGGTGCTGATGGCGATGGTCGGCCTGCTGGAGACCTTGCTCACCCTCAACCTGACCGATGAAGTGACCGAGAGCCGTGGTTTCCCGGACCGCGAATGCGTGGCGCTGGGTGCGGCGAACATGGTTTCGGGCCTGTGCGGTGGCATGGGCGGTTGCGCAATGATCGGCCAGACGGTGATCAACCTCAGTTCCAACGGGCGCGGCCGGCTGTCCGGGGTAGTGGCCGGGGTGATGATCTTGCTGTTCGTGTTGTTCCTGTCGCCGCTGATCGAGCGTATTCCGCTGGCAGCGCTGGTCGGGGTGATGTTCGTGGTGGCCCAGCAGACCTTCGCCTGGGCGTCGCTGCGGGTGCTGCACAAGGTGCCGGTGAACGATGTGCTGGCGATCATTGCGGTGACCGTGGTGACGGTATTTACCGACCTGGCCATGGCGGTGCTGTTCGGCATCGTCATCGCGGCGCTCAACTTTGCCTGGCAGCATGCGCGGGAGCTGTACGCCGACAGCCATGAGGACGCTGAAGGTGGCAAGCGTTATCAGGTACATGGCACCCTGTTCTTTGCCTCGACCGCCTCGTTCCTCAACCAGTTCGACCCGGCCCAGGACCCGGCCCAGGTCACGCTGGATTGCCAGCATTTGAGCTTTGTCGATTATTCGGCAATTGCGGCGCTCAAGACCCTGCGCGAGCGCTATGCCAAGGCGGGCAAGCATTTGCGCGTTGTGCATTTGTCGGAGCGGTGCAAGAAGCTGTTGAAGCGGGCTGGCGAGCAGCATTGA
- a CDS encoding amino acid permease, producing the protein MASQDNKKQRSLQHGLTSRQVSMISIAGIIGAGLFIGSSNAIATAGPAILISYAMTGLLVLLVMRMLGEMAIANPNSGSFSTYASEAIGPWAGFTIGWLYWWFWVLIIPVEAIAGADILHAYFPGVPSWLFAFLIMLVLSCTNLISVKNFGAFEYWFALVKVVAIIAFIVVCSLAVFGFWPLAEVSGVSRLWDNGGFMPNGFGTVLGGVLITIFSFFGAEIVTIAADETANPKDKIRRATNLVVYRIAIFYLASIFLVVSLVAWNDPALKAVGSFQRVLEVLNVPGAKLLVDLVVLVAVTSCMNSGLYTASRMLYSLGARGQALSMTKRISGSGVPTVAVIFSTLAGFAGCLVNYVFPGKVFGFLLSTTGAIALLVYLVIAVSQLRMRARADREGRPLELKMWLFPWLTWLVIGTIVMVLGYMLFSDAYRYETLMTAGVTAFILLVSLTQRRAQGVAQAA; encoded by the coding sequence ATGGCTTCGCAAGACAACAAGAAACAGCGTTCCCTGCAGCACGGCCTGACTTCCCGTCAGGTGTCCATGATCTCCATTGCCGGCATCATCGGCGCCGGCCTGTTCATCGGCTCGTCGAACGCCATCGCCACCGCCGGCCCGGCCATCCTCATTTCCTACGCCATGACCGGCCTGCTGGTATTGCTGGTGATGCGCATGCTGGGCGAAATGGCCATCGCCAACCCTAACAGCGGCTCGTTCTCCACCTATGCCTCAGAAGCCATCGGCCCTTGGGCGGGCTTTACCATCGGCTGGTTGTACTGGTGGTTCTGGGTGCTGATCATTCCGGTGGAGGCCATCGCTGGCGCCGACATCCTGCATGCTTACTTCCCCGGCGTACCGTCCTGGTTGTTCGCCTTCCTGATCATGCTGGTGCTGTCGTGCACAAACCTGATCAGCGTGAAGAACTTTGGTGCCTTCGAGTACTGGTTCGCACTGGTCAAGGTGGTGGCGATCATTGCCTTCATTGTGGTCTGCAGCCTGGCGGTATTCGGCTTCTGGCCGCTGGCCGAGGTGTCCGGAGTCAGCCGGCTGTGGGACAACGGCGGCTTCATGCCCAACGGGTTCGGCACGGTGCTCGGTGGTGTGCTGATCACCATCTTCTCGTTCTTCGGCGCCGAAATCGTCACCATTGCCGCTGACGAAACCGCAAACCCGAAAGACAAGATCCGCCGTGCCACCAACCTGGTGGTGTACCGCATTGCCATCTTCTACCTGGCGTCGATCTTCCTGGTGGTGTCGCTGGTAGCCTGGAATGACCCTGCGCTGAAAGCAGTCGGTTCGTTCCAGCGCGTGCTGGAAGTGCTGAACGTGCCAGGCGCCAAGCTGTTGGTCGACCTGGTGGTGCTGGTTGCAGTGACCAGTTGCATGAACTCGGGCCTGTACACCGCGTCGCGCATGCTGTATTCGCTGGGCGCCCGTGGCCAGGCACTGAGCATGACCAAGCGTATCTCCGGCTCGGGCGTGCCGACCGTGGCGGTCATCTTCTCGACGCTGGCCGGTTTTGCCGGGTGCCTGGTCAACTATGTGTTCCCGGGTAAGGTGTTCGGCTTCTTGCTGTCCACCACCGGCGCCATCGCCTTGCTGGTGTACCTGGTGATTGCCGTGTCGCAGCTGCGCATGCGTGCGCGTGCGGACCGCGAAGGGCGCCCGCTGGAGCTGAAGATGTGGCTGTTCCCCTGGCTGACCTGGCTGGTGATCGGCACCATCGTCATGGTGCTGGGCTACATGCTGTTCAGCGATGCCTACCGCTATGAAACCCTGATGACCGCTGGGGTGACAGCATTCATCCTGCTGGTTTCGCTGACCCAACGGCGTGCCCAGGGGGTTGCCCAAGCCGCCTGA
- a CDS encoding inorganic phosphate transporter produces MATPLLASQPHLAQRDARPPLAHKPGRATLVLFFGLLLAGIAYTAWSLKQDVSASGTVITTFTPFLLLGLALLVALGFEFVNGFHDTANAVATVIYTHALPAPVAVVWSGLCNFLGVLLSSGAVAFGIIALLPVELILQVGSSAGFAMVFALLLAAIIWNLGTWWLGLPASSSHTLIGSIIGVGVANALMHGRDGTSGVDWAQASKVGYALLFSPLIGFACAALLLLALRALVKRQALYQAPQGHTPPPWWIRGVLILTCTGVSFAHGSNDGQKGMGLIMLILVGTLPMAYALNKTMPNEQALQFSTVAEVTRQALVRSAPQAAPADPRQTLTAFIGEPKASAELVPALAALTGMIGEEVKSYGSLKRIPAEAMANVRNDMYLTSEAIRLIEKNRLVAFNADTRSQVQLFKTQLDDATRYIPLWVKVAVAIALGLGTMVGWRRIVVTVGEKIGKTHLSYAQGASAEVVAMCTIGAADMFGLPVSTTHVLSSGVAGTMVANGSGIQKRTLFNLLMAWVLTLPAAMLLAGSLYWLLNHIF; encoded by the coding sequence ATGGCAACCCCGCTACTGGCCAGCCAGCCGCACCTGGCCCAACGCGACGCCCGCCCGCCACTTGCCCACAAGCCTGGGCGCGCCACCCTCGTGTTGTTCTTCGGCCTGCTGCTGGCGGGTATCGCCTACACCGCCTGGAGCCTGAAACAGGATGTCAGCGCCAGCGGCACGGTCATCACCACGTTCACGCCGTTTCTGCTGCTGGGCCTGGCACTGCTGGTTGCCCTGGGCTTCGAATTCGTCAATGGCTTCCACGACACCGCCAACGCGGTAGCCACCGTGATCTATACCCATGCGCTGCCGGCACCGGTCGCTGTGGTATGGTCCGGGCTGTGCAACTTTCTGGGCGTGCTGCTTTCCAGTGGCGCAGTGGCATTCGGCATCATCGCCCTGCTGCCCGTGGAACTGATTCTACAGGTAGGCTCCTCGGCCGGCTTCGCGATGGTTTTTGCCTTGCTGTTGGCGGCGATCATCTGGAACCTCGGCACCTGGTGGCTGGGGCTACCGGCGTCATCCTCGCACACCCTGATCGGCTCGATCATCGGTGTGGGGGTGGCCAATGCGCTGATGCATGGGCGTGACGGCACCAGCGGCGTGGACTGGGCCCAGGCCAGCAAGGTGGGTTACGCCCTGCTGTTCTCCCCCCTGATCGGCTTTGCCTGCGCCGCCCTGTTGCTGCTAGCCTTGCGTGCACTGGTCAAGCGTCAAGCTTTGTATCAGGCGCCACAAGGCCATACACCGCCGCCTTGGTGGATTCGTGGCGTACTGATCCTGACGTGTACCGGGGTGTCCTTCGCCCACGGCTCCAACGATGGCCAGAAAGGCATGGGCCTGATCATGTTGATCCTTGTCGGCACCCTGCCAATGGCGTATGCGCTGAACAAAACCATGCCCAATGAGCAGGCCTTGCAGTTTTCCACCGTCGCCGAAGTGACCCGCCAGGCACTGGTGCGCAGCGCCCCACAAGCGGCCCCGGCCGATCCGCGCCAGACCCTGACCGCGTTCATTGGCGAGCCCAAGGCCAGCGCGGAACTGGTACCGGCACTGGCGGCGTTGACCGGGATGATCGGCGAAGAGGTCAAAAGCTACGGCTCGCTCAAGCGCATACCTGCCGAGGCTATGGCCAACGTGCGCAATGATATGTACCTGACCAGCGAAGCCATCCGCCTGATCGAGAAAAACCGCCTGGTGGCATTCAATGCCGATACCCGCAGCCAGGTGCAACTGTTCAAGACTCAACTGGACGACGCCACCCGCTACATTCCGCTATGGGTCAAGGTGGCTGTGGCCATCGCGCTGGGGCTGGGGACGATGGTTGGCTGGCGGCGCATCGTGGTGACAGTGGGCGAGAAGATCGGCAAGACCCACCTGAGCTATGCCCAAGGTGCCTCGGCGGAGGTCGTTGCCATGTGCACCATTGGCGCAGCGGACATGTTCGGGTTGCCGGTTTCGACCACTCATGTGCTGAGCTCGGGGGTGGCGGGGACCATGGTGGCGAATGGGTCGGGGATTCAGAAGCGCACGCTGTTCAACTTGCTGATGGCCTGGGTGCTGACCTTGCCGGCGGCGATGCTGTTGGCTGGCAGCCTGTACTGGCTGCTGAACCACATTTTCTAA
- a CDS encoding 2-aminoadipate transaminase yields MNQESISPSIAIVHPITLSHGRNAEVWDTDGKRYIDFVGGIGVLNLGHCNPAVVEAIQAQATRLTHYAFNAAPHGPYLALMEQLSQFVPVSYPLAGMLTNSGAEAAENALKVARGATGKRAIIAFDGGFHGRTLATLNLNGKVAPYKQRVGELPGPVYHLPYPSVDTGVTGEQALKAMERLFSVELAVEDVAAFILEPVQGEGGFLALDPAFAQALRRFCDQHGILIIIDEIQSGFGRTGQRFAFPRLGIEPDLLLLAKSIAGGMPLGAVVGRKALMAALPKGGLGGTYSGNPIACAAALASLAQMTDENIATWGERQEQAIVSRHQRWKASGLSPYIGRLTGVGAMRGIEFVNADGSPAPAQLAKVMESARAKGLLLMPSGKARHIIRLLAPLTIEAEVLEEGLDILEQCLVELN; encoded by the coding sequence ATGAACCAGGAAAGTATCAGCCCATCCATCGCCATCGTTCACCCGATCACACTTTCCCATGGCCGTAATGCCGAAGTCTGGGACACCGACGGCAAACGTTACATCGACTTTGTCGGCGGTATCGGCGTGCTCAACCTGGGCCACTGCAACCCCGCCGTGGTCGAAGCCATCCAGGCGCAAGCCACCCGTCTGACCCACTATGCCTTCAACGCCGCACCCCACGGTCCATACCTGGCGCTGATGGAACAGCTGAGCCAGTTCGTACCGGTCAGCTACCCGTTGGCCGGCATGCTCACCAATAGCGGTGCGGAAGCTGCAGAAAACGCCCTTAAAGTCGCCCGCGGTGCTACAGGCAAACGCGCCATCATTGCCTTCGACGGCGGCTTCCACGGCCGTACCCTGGCCACCCTGAACCTCAATGGCAAGGTAGCCCCTTACAAGCAACGGGTCGGCGAGCTGCCCGGACCGGTGTACCACCTGCCCTACCCCAGCGTGGATACCGGGGTTACCGGCGAGCAGGCGCTCAAGGCCATGGAGCGCCTGTTCAGCGTGGAGCTGGCCGTGGAAGACGTGGCAGCGTTCATCCTCGAACCGGTTCAGGGCGAAGGCGGTTTCCTCGCCCTCGACCCGGCCTTCGCCCAGGCCTTGCGCCGCTTCTGCGACCAACACGGCATCCTGATCATCATCGACGAGATCCAGTCCGGCTTCGGCCGCACCGGCCAGCGCTTCGCCTTCCCGCGCCTCGGCATCGAGCCCGACCTGCTGCTGCTGGCCAAGAGCATCGCCGGCGGCATGCCGCTGGGGGCGGTGGTCGGGCGCAAGGCATTGATGGCAGCACTGCCCAAGGGCGGCCTCGGTGGCACCTATTCGGGCAACCCGATTGCCTGTGCGGCGGCGTTGGCCAGCCTGGCGCAGATGACCGACGAAAACATCGCCACCTGGGGTGAGCGCCAGGAGCAGGCCATCGTCAGCCGCCACCAGCGCTGGAAGGCTTCGGGCCTGAGCCCGTACATCGGCCGACTGACCGGCGTGGGCGCCATGCGCGGCATCGAATTCGTCAATGCCGACGGCAGCCCGGCGCCGGCGCAACTGGCCAAGGTAATGGAGTCGGCACGGGCCAAGGGCTTGCTGCTGATGCCCAGCGGCAAGGCGCGACACATCATCCGCCTGCTGGCCCCCTTGACCATCGAAGCCGAGGTGCTCGAGGAAGGGCTGGATATCCTCGAGCAGTGCCTGGTGGAGCTGAACTGA
- the fusA gene encoding elongation factor G — protein MARTTPIELYRNIGIVAHVDAGKTTTTERILFYTGVNHKMGEVHDGAATMDWMAQEQERGITITSAATTAFWQGSTKQFAHKYRFNIIDTPGHVDFTIEVERSLRVLDGAVVVFSGADGVEPQSETVWRQANKYHVPRLAYINKMDRQGADFLRVVKQIDQRLGHHPVPIQLAIGSEENFIGQIDLVKMKAIYWNDADNGTSYREEEIPDDLRALADEWRAHLVEAAAEANDELTLKFLDGEELSVEEIKAALRQRTIANEIVPTILGSSFKNKGVPLMLDAVIDYLPAPSEIPAIRGTDPDDEEKHLERHADDKEPFSALAFKIATDPFVGTLTFARVYSGVLSSGNAVLNSVKGKKERIGRMVQMHANQRAEIKDVCAGDIAALIGMKDVTTGDTLCDLDKPIILERMDFPDPVISVAVEPKTKADQEKMGIALGKLAQEDPSFRVRTDEETGQTIISGMGELHLDIIVDRMRREFNVEANIGKPQVAYREKIRNTCEIEGRFVRQSGGRGQYGHCWIRFAPGDEGKEGLEFINEIVGGVVPREYIPAIQKGIEEQMKNGVLAGYPLISLKAAVFDGSYHDVDSNEMAYKIAASMATKQLSQKGGAVLLEPVMKVEVVTPEEYQGDILGDLSRRRGMIQDGDETPAGKVIRAEVPLGEMFGYATSMRSMTQGRASFSMEFTRYAEAPASIADGIVKKNRGE, from the coding sequence ATGGCCCGCACAACCCCCATCGAGCTATACCGCAATATCGGCATCGTCGCCCACGTGGACGCCGGCAAGACGACCACTACCGAGCGGATCCTGTTCTACACCGGGGTCAACCACAAGATGGGTGAGGTGCACGATGGTGCCGCGACCATGGACTGGATGGCCCAGGAGCAGGAACGCGGCATCACCATCACGTCGGCGGCCACCACGGCATTCTGGCAAGGCTCGACCAAACAGTTCGCGCACAAATACCGCTTCAACATCATCGATACCCCCGGCCACGTCGACTTCACCATCGAGGTGGAGCGTTCATTGCGCGTGCTCGATGGCGCGGTGGTGGTGTTCAGCGGCGCTGACGGGGTAGAGCCTCAGTCCGAGACGGTCTGGCGCCAGGCCAACAAATACCATGTGCCTCGCCTGGCCTACATCAACAAGATGGATCGCCAGGGCGCCGACTTCCTGCGGGTGGTCAAGCAGATCGACCAGCGCCTGGGGCACCACCCGGTGCCGATCCAGCTGGCCATCGGCAGCGAAGAAAACTTCATTGGCCAGATCGACCTGGTAAAGATGAAGGCCATCTACTGGAACGACGCCGACAATGGCACCAGCTACCGCGAAGAAGAAATTCCGGATGACCTGCGCGCGCTCGCTGACGAATGGCGCGCTCACCTGGTGGAAGCCGCTGCCGAAGCCAACGATGAGCTGACCCTGAAGTTTCTCGATGGTGAGGAGCTGAGCGTCGAAGAAATCAAGGCTGCCCTGCGCCAACGCACCATTGCCAACGAAATCGTCCCGACCATTCTCGGCTCATCGTTCAAGAACAAGGGTGTACCGCTGATGCTGGATGCGGTAATCGACTACCTGCCCGCCCCCTCGGAAATTCCTGCCATCCGCGGCACCGACCCGGACGACGAAGAAAAGCACCTGGAACGGCACGCCGACGACAAAGAGCCGTTTTCAGCCTTGGCTTTCAAGATTGCCACCGACCCGTTCGTCGGCACCCTCACCTTCGCCCGCGTGTATTCCGGCGTGCTCAGTTCCGGCAACGCGGTACTCAACTCGGTCAAAGGCAAGAAGGAACGCATCGGCCGCATGGTGCAGATGCATGCCAATCAGCGTGCCGAAATCAAGGACGTGTGCGCAGGCGACATCGCCGCGCTGATCGGCATGAAGGACGTGACCACCGGCGACACCCTGTGCGACCTGGACAAACCGATCATCCTCGAACGCATGGATTTCCCTGACCCGGTGATTTCCGTGGCCGTGGAGCCGAAGACCAAGGCCGACCAGGAAAAAATGGGCATCGCCCTGGGCAAGCTGGCCCAGGAGGACCCGTCATTCCGCGTACGTACCGACGAAGAGACCGGCCAGACCATCATCTCGGGCATGGGCGAGTTGCACCTGGACATCATCGTCGACCGCATGCGCCGCGAGTTCAACGTCGAGGCCAACATCGGCAAGCCGCAGGTGGCTTACCGGGAAAAAATCCGCAATACCTGCGAGATCGAGGGCCGTTTTGTGCGCCAGTCCGGCGGCCGTGGCCAATACGGCCATTGCTGGATCCGTTTCGCCCCCGGCGACGAGGGCAAGGAAGGCCTGGAGTTCATCAACGAGATCGTCGGCGGCGTGGTACCGCGCGAGTACATACCCGCGATCCAGAAGGGCATCGAAGAGCAGATGAAGAACGGCGTGCTTGCAGGCTACCCGCTGATCAGCCTCAAGGCTGCCGTGTTCGACGGTTCGTACCACGATGTCGACTCCAACGAGATGGCCTACAAGATCGCTGCTTCAATGGCCACCAAGCAGCTGTCGCAGAAAGGCGGCGCGGTGTTGCTGGAACCGGTGATGAAGGTGGAGGTGGTGACGCCGGAGGAATACCAGGGCGACATTCTGGGCGACCTCAGCCGGCGCCGCGGGATGATCCAGGACGGTGACGAAACACCGGCTGGCAAGGTGATCCGCGCCGAGGTGCCGTTGGGCGAGATGTTCGGCTACGCCACCTCGATGCGGTCGATGACCCAGGGCCGGGCCAGCTTCTCGATGGAGTTCACCCGCTATGCCGAGGCCCCGGCGAGCATTGCCGATGGCATCGTCAAGAAAAATCGCGGGGAGTAA